The Cylindrospermopsis curvispora GIHE-G1 genome contains a region encoding:
- a CDS encoding Nif3-like dinuclear metal center hexameric protein, translating into MKIADLITWFEEWANPAWSESWDNCGWQIQPGILEQKARVLVCLTPTLAVIKEAIALKANLVFAHHPLIFHPLKSIQVGEPVGEILKLAFTHNIGIYSAHTNFDQVGDGTADVLSKILDLKEVLPIVPTQLGLGYGRVGKLDPAIKLEELLKIIQAKLKPPRLIFSPHGNLGEEIWRVAVLGGSGAGFISAVVKTKAQVYLTADCKFHQFQESRDQGLILIDAGHYATERPACDYLVKKLESLNLEWVKLSDEDEDFRQFWN; encoded by the coding sequence ATGAAAATTGCGGATTTAATTACCTGGTTTGAAGAATGGGCAAATCCAGCTTGGAGCGAAAGTTGGGACAATTGTGGTTGGCAAATCCAACCAGGAATTTTAGAACAAAAGGCACGAGTATTAGTCTGTTTGACCCCTACCTTGGCAGTAATAAAAGAAGCGATCGCCTTAAAAGCGAACTTGGTATTTGCCCATCATCCGCTGATTTTTCATCCACTCAAATCCATACAGGTTGGGGAACCAGTAGGAGAAATCCTCAAGCTGGCTTTTACCCACAATATAGGTATATATAGTGCCCATACAAACTTTGATCAAGTAGGGGATGGAACGGCGGATGTTTTAAGTAAGATTTTAGATTTAAAAGAGGTATTACCCATAGTCCCTACACAATTAGGTTTAGGCTATGGTAGAGTAGGCAAATTAGATCCAGCTATAAAACTAGAAGAACTACTGAAAATAATTCAAGCCAAACTAAAACCACCAAGACTAATTTTTTCACCCCATGGTAATCTTGGGGAAGAAATATGGAGAGTAGCAGTTTTGGGGGGATCCGGAGCTGGATTTATTTCCGCAGTAGTAAAAACAAAAGCTCAAGTCTACTTAACTGCTGACTGTAAGTTCCATCAATTTCAAGAGAGTAGAGATCAGGGGTTAATTTTAATTGATGCTGGTCATTATGCAACAGAGCGTCCAGCTTGTGATTATTTAGTGAAGAAATTAGAATCCTTGAATTTGGAATGGGTCAAGTTAAGCGATGAAGATGAAGATTTTCGGCAGTTTTGGAATTGA